From the Danio aesculapii chromosome 9, fDanAes4.1, whole genome shotgun sequence genome, one window contains:
- the LOC130234626 gene encoding gamma-crystallin M2-like, producing MYDQINYMGNGYFFRRGEYADYMFMFGMNHWIRSCRMIPLHRGSYSMRIYERDNFMAQMYEMMNDCNSIMDRYRMSHCQSCHVMDGHWLMYEHANYRGRMWHFGPGQYRNFISYGGMRFISMRRFIDSWY from the exons ATGTATGATCAAATAAACTACATGGGAAATGGGTATTTCTTTAGGAGGGGAGAGTATGCTGATTATATGTTCATGTTTGGAATGAACCATTGGATCAGGTCTTGCCGTATGATCCCCTTG CACAGGGGATCCTACAGTATGAGGATCTACGAGAGGGACAACTTTATGGCTCAGATGTACGAGATGATGAATGACTGTAACAGCATCATGGACCGTTACCGCATGTCTCACTGCCAGTCCTGCCATGTGATGGACGGCCACTGGCTCATGTATGAGCACGCCAACTACAGGGGCAGGATGTGGCACTTCGGGCCTGGACAGTACAGAAACTTCATCAGTTATGGTGGCATGAGATTCATAAGCATGAGGCGTTTCATAGACTCCTGGTATTAa
- the LOC130234625 gene encoding gamma-crystallin M2-like codes for MKLKELLPHKPVHVHPSTPEYLEASTHVLVFNNFSLVHIALFFHIFYFTSLKRKLSLFLKVTFFEDRNFQGRSYECMGDCGDFSSYMSRCHSCRVDSGCWMMYDQPNYMGSGYFFRRGEYADYMSMFGMNNCIRSCRMIPMYRGSYRMRIYERDNFMGQMYEMMDDCDNIMDRYRMSHCQSCHVMDGHWLFYDQPNYRGRMWHFGPGQYRNFSNYGGMRFMSMRRIMDSWY; via the exons ATGAAGCTAAAGGAACTGCTGCCACACAAGCCAGTGCATGTGCATCCGTCTACTCCAGAGTATCTGGAGGCTTCTACTCATGTCCTTGTATTCAACAACTTCTCCCTTG TTCACATAGCTctattttttcacatattttactttacttcactTAAACgtaaactttcactttttttaaaggtCACCTTTTTCGAGGACAGGAACTTCCAGGGTCGCTCTTATGAGTGTATGGGAGACTGTGGTGACTTCTCCTCCTACATGAGCCGTTGTCACTCTTGCAGAGTGGACAGTGGCTGCTGGATGATGTACGATCAGCCCAACTACATGGGAAGTGGATATTTCTTCAGGAGGGGAGAGTATGCTGACTACATGTCCATGTTTGGAATGAACAACTGCATCAGGTCCTGCCGTATGATCCCCATG TACAGGGGATCCTACAGAATGAGGATCTACGAGAGGGACAACTTCATGGGTCAGATGTACGAGATGATGGATGACTGTGACAACATCATGGACCGTTACCGCATGTCTCACTGCCAGTCCTGCCATGTGATGGACGGCCACTGGCTCTTTTATGACCAGCCCAACTACAGAGGCAGAATGTGGCACTTCGGGCCTGGACAGTACAGGAACTTCAGCAATTATGGTGGCATGAGATTCATGAGCATGAGGCGTATCATGGACTCTTGGTACTAG
- the LOC130234528 gene encoding gamma-crystallin M2-like: MMGKVIFYEDRNFQGRSYECMGDCGDFSSYMSHCHSCRVESGCWMMYDQPNYMGSGYFFRRGEYADYMSMFGMNNCIRSCRMIPMHRGSYRMRIYERDNFMGQMYEMMDDCENIMDRYRMSHCQSCHVMDGHWLMYEHANYRGRMWHFGPGEYRNFSNFGGMRFMSMRRIMHSWY; this comes from the exons ATGATGGGCAAG GTCATCTTCTATGAGGACAGGAACTTCCAGGGTCGCTCTTATGAGTGTATGGGAGACTGTGGTGACTTCTCCTCCTACATGAGCCATTGTCACTCTTGCAGAGTTGAGAGTGGTTGCTGGATGATGTATGATCAGCCCAACTACATGGGAAGTGGATATTTCTTCAGGAGGGGAGAGTATGCTGATTACATGTCCATGTTTGGAATGAACAACTGCATCAGGTCCTGCCGTATGATCCCTATG CACAGGGGATCCTACAGAATGAGGATCTATGAGAGGGATAACTTCATGGGTCAGATGTACGAGATGATGGATGACTGTGAAAACATCATGGACCGTTACCGCATGTCTCACTGCCAGTCCTGCCATGTGATGGACGGCCACTGGCTCATGTATGAGCATGCCAACTACAGAGGCAGGATGTGGCACTTCGGGCCTGGAGAGTACAGGAACTTCAGCAATTTTGGTGGCATGAGATTCATGAGCATGAGGCGTATCATGCACTCCTGGTACTAg
- the LOC130234828 gene encoding gamma-crystallin M2-like: MMGKVIFYEDRNFQGRSYECMGDCGDFSSYMNRCHSCRVESGCWMMYDQTNYMGSGYFFRRGEYADYMSMFGMNNWIRSCRMIPMHRGSYRMRIYERDNFMGQMHEMMDDCDNIMNRYRMSHCQSCHVMDGHWLFYDQPNYRGRMWYFGPGQYRNFSNYGGMRFMSMRRIMDSWY; the protein is encoded by the exons ATGATGGGCAAG gtCATCTTCTACGAGGACAGGAACTTCCAGGGTCGCTCTTATGAGTGTATGGGAGACTGTGGTGACTTCTCCTCCTACATGAACCGCTGTCACTCTTGCAGAGTGGAGAGTGGCTGCTGGATGATGTATGACCAAACCAACTACATGGGAAGTGGATATTTCTTCAGGAGGGGAGAGTATGCTGATTACATGTCTATGTTTGGAATGAACAACTGGATCAGGTCCTGTCGTATGATCCCTATG CACAGGGGATCCTACAGAATGAGGATCTACGAGAGAGACAACTTCATGGGTCAAATGCACGAGATGATGGATGACTGTGACAACATCATGAACCGTTACCGCATGTCTCACTGCCAGTCCTGTCATGTGATGGACGGCCACTGGCTCTTTTATGACCAGCCCAACTACAGAGGCAGGATGTGGTACTTCGGGCCTGGACAGTACAGAAACTTCAGCAATTATGGTGGCATGAGGTTCATGAGCATGAGGCGTATCATGGACTCTTGGTACTag